A single genomic interval of Zingiber officinale cultivar Zhangliang chromosome 4A, Zo_v1.1, whole genome shotgun sequence harbors:
- the LOC121969279 gene encoding vacuolar iron transporter homolog 1-like has protein sequence MASVDGSGIKLSFESLEEGAVVAPAGAVVEVRDDCSRRAQWLRAAVLGANDGLVSTASLMMGVGAVKDDAKAMVLSGFAGLVAGACSMAIGEFVSVYSQVDIEVAAQRRREKRREASEEGKMEEEGPEQLPSPLQAAAASAMAFAVGALVPLLAAGFIGSYRVRLGVVAAAASAALVAFGCVGALLGKAPVARSCARVVAGGWAAMAVTFGLMRLVGAKAL, from the coding sequence ATGGCCAGCGTTGATGGAAGCGGCATTAAGCTTTCTTTTGAAAGTCTCGAGGAGGGGGCGGTCGTCGCTCCAGCCGGCGCCGTCGTCGAGGTCCGGGACGACTGCTCCCGGCGCGCACAGTGGCTGCGCGCGGCGGTGCTCGGCGCCAACGACGGGCTCGTCTCCACCGCGTCGCTCATGATGGGCGTCGGCGCCGTGAAGGACGACGCGAAGGCGATGGTCCTCTCGGGCTTCGCGGGGCTCGTGGCCGGCGCGTGCAGCATGGCCATCGGCGAGTTCGTGTCGGTGTACTCGCAGGTGGACATTGAGGTGGCGGCGCAGCGGAGGAGGGAGAAGCGGAGGGAGGCGAGCGAGGAGGGGAAGATGGAAGAGGAGGGGCCGGAGCAGCTTCCGAGCCCGCTGCAGGCGGCGGCTGCGTCGGCGATGGCGTTCGCGGTGGGGGCGCTGGTGCCGCTGCTGGCGGCGGGGTTTATAGGGAGTTACAGGGTGAGGCTGGGcgtggtggcggcggcggcgagcGCGGCTCTGGTGGCGTTCGGGTGCGTGGGTGCTTTGCTGGGGAAGGCGCCGGTGGCGAGGTCGTGCGCTAGAGTGGTGGCGGGCGGGTGGGCGGCCATGGCGGTTACGTTTGGGCTCATGAGGCTCGTGGGCGCTAAAGCGCTTTGA